A window from Musa acuminata AAA Group cultivar baxijiao chromosome BXJ3-10, Cavendish_Baxijiao_AAA, whole genome shotgun sequence encodes these proteins:
- the LOC135651567 gene encoding protein STICHEL-like encodes MVENCVGPSELHLKKELTALQKARFLRDPETCSSWRSHVSSRSFIATSSLNYGNGTIGSIAAENNNDVSEKSSKVYLCNWRHYSTKSNEIGDLDDEGKQLSVMETSEDNISNHHCVDSMSDTYPEFPLSMYKLSRTNSEAPCGRTDRNSRSSILKKGVIKHSAISTLLDTGSSSLGILNSGEQSDDTENCISEDLRQLKHELSKKKCYRSCSASPLISESGYGNLSCSSKIFRTTVREGSSQSCTPTSTNSYYKYGAQNPSIIDSCDGTAASFDGDELDQPDFPKGQGCGMTCYWSKGTKYRGTGGLYSPSLSDTLKRKGSSILCGSQSLRNKKRSSGSQKQKYISTCSQGLPLLANSCDEGSSSLDTASDELSTKLGELDLEAVSRLDGRRWSSCKSHDGLELAAPGDSDLEIVDKRSLSHKYQPRSFDEVIGQNIVVQSLSNAILRGRVAPAYLFQGPRGTGKTSIARIFSAALNCLSKEDKKPCWLCRECTAFSCRNRTNMNEVNATNNKGLDKFRYLLKNLSLSKATSQYKVFVIDECHMLSPKIWSSFMKFLEEPMPRVVFIFITIDPENLPHSIISRCQKYVFSKVKDIDIICRLRKLSEQENLDVELDALDLIALNSDGSPRDAETTLDQLSLLGKRITTSLVNDLVGVVSDDKLLDLLEIAMSSDNAETVKKSRELMDSGVDPIALMSQLASLIMDIIAGTYELTNLQSHDIPLGKRSLTEAELERLRQALKILSDAEKQLRHSSERSTWFTAALLQLGAGHNLESTQSSNNTRRSTRGTDDVVSDMVCDSRICKNRTSLDGTLTESGPTGDATDMKVYKYVSLDKLDEIWRRCIDGCHSRTLRQLLYDHARVASITENEGTLVALIAFEDDKIKTRAERFLSSITNSFEIVFRRNVEVRMILATENSDERNALSRSPAGNSVEKDNQNMIELDTTNGLSGKDRCKGISYLPGKSIGHSDSSVTAEDFLVARIPSISVEGKNDSCLSEDQGQLDSTQSFPRTAADEQKLESAWLQAAEKYTPEIISHSRPEKNQVLPQNGVIYQNNNQSFLGPAATSKNKVDELKHEIQALKVSYAEGGHKGQIGGAGQCVVSPSLLHSNTTNADKNSGYESWPVCNGLLCWKTHKKIEGQKSQVKQGVRVRSKKISHIFHCLDSVRS; translated from the exons ATGGTGGAAAATTGTGTTGGTCCGAGTGAACTTCACTTGAAGAAGGAGCTTACTGCTCTTCAAAAGGCACGATTCTTACGTGACCCTGAGACATGTTCATCTTGGAGGTCACATGTGAGTTCTAGATCATTTATTGCTACTTCCAGTCTAAACTATGGAAATGGAACAAtagggagcatagctgcagaaaacAACAATGATGTCTCTGAAAAAAGTAGCAAGGTGTATCTTTGTAATTGGAGGCATTATTCTACTAAATCTAATGAAATTGGAGATTTAGATGATGAAGGCAAACAACTGTCAGTTATGGAAACTTCAGAAGACAACATAAGTAATCATCATTGTGTGGATTCTATGAGTGACACATATCCTGAATTTCCTTTGAGCATGTATAAACTTTCCAGAACAAATTCAGAGGCTCCATGCGGCAGAACTGATAGAAACTCAAGAAGTTCTATTTTGAAAAAAGGTGTGATTAAGCATTCAGCCATCTCGACACTGCTGGACACGGGATCCAGTTCTTTAGGTATTCTTAACTCAGGTGAGCAATCTGATGATACGGAGAACTGTATCTCTGAAGATCTACGCCAATTGAAGCACGAGCTGTCTAAAAAAAAGTGTTACCGTTCTTGCTCTGCATCACCTTTAATCAGTGAATCTGGATATGGCAATTTGTCATGTTCCTCAAAAATATTTAGAACAACCGTAAGAGAAGGGTCATCTCAATCATGTACTCCCACATCAACAAACTCTTACTACAAATATGGTGCTCAGAACCCCAGCATCATTGATTCTTGTGATGGAACTGCAGCTTCTTTTGATGGGGATGAACTGGATCAGCCAGACTTCCCGAAAGGTCAAGGATGTGGCATGACTTGCTACTGGTCAAAGGGAACTAAATATAGAGGAACTGGAGGTCTTTATTCTCCTTCACTGTCAGATACTCTAAAAAGAAAAGGCAGTAGCATTCTATGTGGAAGCCAGTCATTGCGTAATAAGAAAAGATCGTCTGGTTCCCAAAAGCAGAAGTACATCTCAACATGTTCTCAAGGTTTGCCTTTGTTGGCTAATAGTTGTGATGAAGGTAGTTCCTCCTTAGATACTGCTAGTGATGAGCTTTCAACTAAACTTGGGGAGCTTGATTTGGAGGCAGTAAGCCGGTTAGATGGAAGGAGGTGGTCTAGCTGTAAAAGCCATGATGGACTTGAGCTAGCTGCACCTGGAGATTCTGACTTGGAGATAGTGGATAAGAGAAGCTTAAGCCATAAATACCAGCCTAGGTCCTTTGATGAAGTAATAGGCCAGAATATTGTTGTTCAGTCGCTCAGTAATGCAATTTTAAGGGGAAGAGTAGCTCCAGCCTACCTGTTTCAGGGTCCTCGTGGCACAGGAAAAACATCAATTGCAAGAATATTTTCAGCAGCCTTAAATTGTTTGTCTAAAGAAGATAAGAAGCCATGTTGGTTATGTAGGGAATGCACTGCTTTTTCCTGCAGGAACAGAACAAACATGAACGAAGTGAATGCCACAAATAACAAGGGTTTGGATAAATTTAGATATTTGTTGAAGAATCTCTCGTTATCTAAAGCAACTTCACAATATAAGGTTTTTGTTATTGACGAATGCCATATGTTGTCTCCAAAAATTTGGTCATCATTCATGAAGTTTCTTGAAGAACCAATGCCTCGTGTTGTCTTCATATTTATAACAATTGACCCTGAGAACTTGCCTCATTCCATTATATCACGTTGTCAAAAATATGTCTTTTCAAAGGTCAAGGATATCGATATAATCTGCCGACTGAGAAAACTCTCTGAACAAGAGAATCTCGATGTTGAACTAGACGCTCTAGATTTAATTGCTTTGAATTCAGATGGTTCACCAAGAGATGCGGAAACAACACTTGACCAATTGAGTTTGCTGGGCAAAAGAATCACTACTTCTCTTGTAAATGATCTG GTTGGAGTTGTTTCAGATGATAAGTTGCTTGATCTACTGGAGATAGCCATGTCATCAGACAATGCCGAAACTGTTAAAAAATCTCGAGAGCTGATGGATTCTGGTGTTGATCCAATTGCCTTGATGTCCCAATTAGCCAGTCTTATAATGGACATAATTGCTGGTACTTATGAGTTAACCAACTTGCAAAGTCATGACATACCCCTTGGGAAGAGAAGTC TGACTGAAGCTGAGTTGGAAAGACTAAGACAGGCTCTCAAGATTCTTTCTGATGCTGAAAAACAGCTAAGACATTCAAGTGAGCGCTCAACATGGTTCACAGCAGCTCTACTACAGCTTGGTGCTGGTCATAATTTAGAAAGTACTCAGTCAAGCAACAACACTAGAAGGAGCACTAGAGGAACTGATGATGTGGTGTCTGACATGGTTTGTGACTCCAGAATCTGCAAGAACAG GACATCTCTTGATGGTACCTTGACTGAGTCTGGCCCGACAGGTGATGCGACTGATATGAAGGTATATAAATATGTAAGCCTAGATAAACTGGATGAAATCTGGAGAAGGTGCATTGATGGATGCCATTCAAGGACATTAAGGCAATTGTTATATGACCATGCAAGGGTAGCATCAATCACTGAAAATGAAG GAACTTTGGTTGCTCTGATAGCATTTGAGGATGACAAGATCAAGACCAGAGCTGAGAGATTTTTGAGCAGCATCACAAACTCATTTGAGATCGTCTTCAGACGAAATGTGGAGGTCAGGATGATTCTTGCAACTGAAAATTCTGATGAACGAAATGCTCTTTCAAGATCTCCTGCAGGGAATTCTGTAGAAAAAGATAATCAGAATATGATAGAATTAGATACTACAAATGGCCTTTCTGGTAAAGACAGATGCAAAGGGATCTCTTACTTGCCTGGAAAAAGTATAGGTCACTCCGACAGCTCTGTAACAGCAGAAGACTTCCTGGTAGCCAGGATTCCCAGCATTTCAGTTGAAGGAAAAAATGACTCATGTCTTAGTGAAGATCAAGGGCAACTGGATTCAACACAAAGCTTTCCAAGAACAGCTGCAGATGAGCAAAAGTTAGAGAGTGCATGGCTTCAAGCTGCAGAGAAATATACACCTGAAATTATTAGTCATTCGAGGCCAGAGAAGAACCAAGTTCTGCCACAAAATGGTGTCATCTATCAGAACAATAATCAGTCATTCCTTGGACCTGCTGCAACATCAAAGAATAAGGTAGATGAATTAAAGCATGAAATCCAAGCTTTGAAAGTCAGCTATGCTGAGGGCGGCCACAAGGGACAAATAGGTGGTGCCGGTCAGTGTGTTGTTTCTCCAAGTTTATTGCACAGCAACACCACCAACGCCGACAAGAACTC GGGTTATGAATCATGGCCTGTATGCAATGGTCTCCTCTGTTGGAAGACCCACAAAAAAATCGAGGGACAAAAG TCTCAGGTAAAACAAGGAGTTCGTGTTAGATCGAAAAAGATCAGCCATATCTTCCATTGTTTGGACAGTGTGCGCAGCTGA
- the LOC103968415 gene encoding PHD finger protein ALFIN-LIKE 8 isoform X1: protein MEGGAADYNPRTPEDVFRDFRSRRAGMIKALTTDVEKFYQQCDPEKENLCLYGLPNETWEVNLPAEEVPAELPEPALGINFARDGMAEKDWLSLVAVHSDAWLLSVAFYFGARFGFDKEARKRLFHMINGLPTIYEVVTGTSRKQSKERTNNSSKSNKSGLKNSRQSESYTKASKMPPPKEGAGSEGEDNEDMEEHGNTLCGACGDNYANDEFWICCDVCEKWYHGKCVKITPARAEHIKQYKCPGCSTKRARA, encoded by the exons ATGGAAGGGGGTGCGGCGGATTACAATCCTCGGACTCCTGAGGATGTCTTCAGGGATTTCAGAAGCCGGCGGGCCGGAATGATCAAGGCTCTGACCACTG ATGTCGAGAAGTTCTACCAGCAATGTGATCCCG AAAAGGAGAATTTATGTCTATATGGGCTACCTAATGAGACTTGGGAGGTAAACTTGCCAGCTGAGGAAGTTCCAGCTGAACTTCCAGAACCAGCATTAGGAATAAACTTTGCGAGGGATGGAATGGCTGAAAAGGATTGGTTGTCACTGGTTGCAGTTCACAGTGACGCATGGTTACTGTCTGTTGCTTTCTATTTTGGGGCACGTTTTGGGTTTGATAAAGAAGCTAG GAAGAGGCTTTTCCACATGATTAATGGTCTCCCAACTATATATGAAGTTGTAACAGGAACCTCCAGAAAACAATCAAAAGAAAGAACTAACAACAGCAGCAAGAGCAACAAGTCTGGTTTGAAG AACTCACGGCAGTCTGAGTCTTATACAAAGGCCTCAAAGATGCCTCCACCAAAGGAAGGGGCAGGGAGTGAAGGAGAGGACAATGAGGACATGGAGGAACATGGAAACACTCTATGTGGTGCATGCGGGGACAACTATGCTAATGATGAATTCTGGATTTGTTGTGATGTGTGTGAAAAATGGTACCATGGGAAGTGCGTTAAGATTACTCCTGCAAGGGCTGAGCACATCAAGCAGTACAAATGCCCTGGTTGCAGTACCAAAAGGGCCAGAGCATGA
- the LOC103968415 gene encoding PHD finger protein ALFIN-LIKE 8 isoform X3: MEWLKRIGCHWLQFTVTHGYCLLLSILGHVLGLIKKLVQWQSYDLLNYRELATKTCMGAATAPKMLDIELARSILGLWDDYAMDLRGFSLFIYMLMKRLFHMINGLPTIYEVVTGTSRKQSKERTNNSSKSNKSGLKNSRQSESYTKASKMPPPKEGAGSEGEDNEDMEEHGNTLCGACGDNYANDEFWICCDVCEKWYHGKCVKITPARAEHIKQYKCPGCSTKRARA, translated from the exons ATGGAATGGCTGAAAAGGATTGGTTGTCACTGGTTGCAGTTCACAGTGACGCATGGTTACTGTCTGTTGCTTTCTATTTTGGGGCACGTTTTGGGTTTGATAAAGAAGCTAG TCCAGTGGCAAAGTTATGATCTTCTGAACTATCGCGAGCTTGCTACTAAAACGTGTATGGGAGCTGCAACAG CGCCGAAGATGCTGGACATTGAACTTGCTAGATCTATTCTCGGTCTGTGGGATGACTATGCTATGGATCTGCGTGGCTTCTCTCTGTTCATTTATATGCTGAT GAAGAGGCTTTTCCACATGATTAATGGTCTCCCAACTATATATGAAGTTGTAACAGGAACCTCCAGAAAACAATCAAAAGAAAGAACTAACAACAGCAGCAAGAGCAACAAGTCTGGTTTGAAG AACTCACGGCAGTCTGAGTCTTATACAAAGGCCTCAAAGATGCCTCCACCAAAGGAAGGGGCAGGGAGTGAAGGAGAGGACAATGAGGACATGGAGGAACATGGAAACACTCTATGTGGTGCATGCGGGGACAACTATGCTAATGATGAATTCTGGATTTGTTGTGATGTGTGTGAAAAATGGTACCATGGGAAGTGCGTTAAGATTACTCCTGCAAGGGCTGAGCACATCAAGCAGTACAAATGCCCTGGTTGCAGTACCAAAAGGGCCAGAGCATGA
- the LOC103968415 gene encoding PHD finger protein ALFIN-LIKE 8 isoform X4, with product MAEKDWLSLVAVHSDAWLLSVAFYFGARFGFDKEARKRLFHMINGLPTIYEVVTGTSRKQSKERTNNSSKSNKSGLKNSRQSESYTKASKMPPPKEGAGSEGEDNEDMEEHGNTLCGACGDNYANDEFWICCDVCEKWYHGKCVKITPARAEHIKQYKCPGCSTKRARA from the exons ATGGCTGAAAAGGATTGGTTGTCACTGGTTGCAGTTCACAGTGACGCATGGTTACTGTCTGTTGCTTTCTATTTTGGGGCACGTTTTGGGTTTGATAAAGAAGCTAG GAAGAGGCTTTTCCACATGATTAATGGTCTCCCAACTATATATGAAGTTGTAACAGGAACCTCCAGAAAACAATCAAAAGAAAGAACTAACAACAGCAGCAAGAGCAACAAGTCTGGTTTGAAG AACTCACGGCAGTCTGAGTCTTATACAAAGGCCTCAAAGATGCCTCCACCAAAGGAAGGGGCAGGGAGTGAAGGAGAGGACAATGAGGACATGGAGGAACATGGAAACACTCTATGTGGTGCATGCGGGGACAACTATGCTAATGATGAATTCTGGATTTGTTGTGATGTGTGTGAAAAATGGTACCATGGGAAGTGCGTTAAGATTACTCCTGCAAGGGCTGAGCACATCAAGCAGTACAAATGCCCTGGTTGCAGTACCAAAAGGGCCAGAGCATGA
- the LOC103968415 gene encoding PHD finger protein ALFIN-LIKE 8 isoform X2 has translation MEGGAADYNPRTPEDVFRDFRSRRAGMIKALTTEKENLCLYGLPNETWEVNLPAEEVPAELPEPALGINFARDGMAEKDWLSLVAVHSDAWLLSVAFYFGARFGFDKEARKRLFHMINGLPTIYEVVTGTSRKQSKERTNNSSKSNKSGLKNSRQSESYTKASKMPPPKEGAGSEGEDNEDMEEHGNTLCGACGDNYANDEFWICCDVCEKWYHGKCVKITPARAEHIKQYKCPGCSTKRARA, from the exons ATGGAAGGGGGTGCGGCGGATTACAATCCTCGGACTCCTGAGGATGTCTTCAGGGATTTCAGAAGCCGGCGGGCCGGAATGATCAAGGCTCTGACCACTG AAAAGGAGAATTTATGTCTATATGGGCTACCTAATGAGACTTGGGAGGTAAACTTGCCAGCTGAGGAAGTTCCAGCTGAACTTCCAGAACCAGCATTAGGAATAAACTTTGCGAGGGATGGAATGGCTGAAAAGGATTGGTTGTCACTGGTTGCAGTTCACAGTGACGCATGGTTACTGTCTGTTGCTTTCTATTTTGGGGCACGTTTTGGGTTTGATAAAGAAGCTAG GAAGAGGCTTTTCCACATGATTAATGGTCTCCCAACTATATATGAAGTTGTAACAGGAACCTCCAGAAAACAATCAAAAGAAAGAACTAACAACAGCAGCAAGAGCAACAAGTCTGGTTTGAAG AACTCACGGCAGTCTGAGTCTTATACAAAGGCCTCAAAGATGCCTCCACCAAAGGAAGGGGCAGGGAGTGAAGGAGAGGACAATGAGGACATGGAGGAACATGGAAACACTCTATGTGGTGCATGCGGGGACAACTATGCTAATGATGAATTCTGGATTTGTTGTGATGTGTGTGAAAAATGGTACCATGGGAAGTGCGTTAAGATTACTCCTGCAAGGGCTGAGCACATCAAGCAGTACAAATGCCCTGGTTGCAGTACCAAAAGGGCCAGAGCATGA